The Cellulomonas sp. P24 genome contains a region encoding:
- the coaE gene encoding dephospho-CoA kinase gives MQRIGLTGGIASGKSTASARFVELGAVVIDHDDLARAAVAPGTIGLDEIEEAFGPDVLAPDGSLDRPALASIVFADRDALARLNRIVHPEISRMAAEREAAAAAADPGAVIVHDIPLLVETGQADTFHLVVVVHTPAEQRIERLMRLRGATEEDARRRVGAQAADDDRLAAADVVLDGSGSADALRAQVDALWSRLADERRAEEAAELG, from the coding sequence ATGCAGCGCATCGGTCTGACCGGCGGGATCGCCTCGGGGAAGTCGACGGCTTCGGCACGGTTCGTCGAGCTCGGTGCCGTGGTGATCGATCACGACGACCTTGCTCGCGCGGCGGTCGCGCCGGGCACTATCGGTCTCGACGAGATCGAGGAGGCGTTCGGGCCGGATGTCCTCGCCCCGGACGGTTCGCTGGACCGACCGGCGCTGGCGTCGATCGTGTTCGCGGACCGTGACGCGTTGGCGCGGCTGAACCGGATCGTCCACCCGGAGATCAGTCGGATGGCGGCGGAGCGTGAGGCCGCCGCTGCGGCGGCCGATCCGGGCGCCGTGATCGTCCACGACATCCCGCTGCTGGTCGAGACGGGGCAGGCCGACACGTTCCACCTGGTCGTGGTGGTCCACACGCCTGCGGAGCAGCGCATCGAGCGGCTGATGCGGCTCCGCGGCGCCACGGAGGAGGATGCGCGTCGGCGCGTGGGCGCGCAGGCAGCGGACGACGACCGACTCGCAGCCGCTGACGTCGTGCTCGACGGGTCCGGCTCGGCAGATGCCCTGCGTGCGCAGGTCGACGCCCTCTGGTCACGGCTCGCGGACGAGCGTCGGGCCGAGGAGGCCGCCGAGCTGGGCTGA
- the rpsA gene encoding 30S ribosomal protein S1: MTISTPAKPATPQVAINDIGTAEDFLAAIDATIKYFNDGDIVEGTIVKVDRDEVLLDIGYKTEGVIPSRELSIKHDVDPGEVVTVGDVVEALVLQKEDKEGRLILSKKRAQYERAWGTIEKIKEEDGVVTGTVIEVVKGGLILDIGLRGFLPASLVEMRRVRDLQPYVGKEIEAKIIELDKNRNNVVLSRRAWLEQTQSEVRSTFLQTLQKGQVRPGVVSSIVNFGAFVDLGGVDGLVHVSELSWKHIDHPSEVVEVGQEVTVEVLDVDFDRERVSLSLKATQEDPWQAFARTHAIGQVVPGKVTKLVPFGAFVRVEDGIEGLVHISELAVRHVEIPEQVVQVGDDVFVKVIDIDLERRRISLSLKQANEGVDLTSEDFDPALYGMAAEYDEQGNYKYPEGFDPATNEWLEGFEAQREVWEAQYAQAHERWEAHRKQVAEASKADADAANGVETGAVASTYSSAPPVEEATGTLASDEALAALREKLTGN, encoded by the coding sequence ATGACCATCTCCACCCCCGCGAAGCCCGCCACGCCGCAGGTCGCGATCAACGACATCGGTACCGCGGAGGACTTCCTCGCCGCGATCGACGCCACCATCAAGTACTTCAACGATGGCGACATCGTCGAGGGAACCATCGTCAAGGTGGACCGCGACGAGGTCCTTCTCGACATCGGCTACAAGACCGAAGGCGTCATCCCTTCCCGCGAGCTGTCCATCAAGCACGACGTGGACCCCGGAGAGGTCGTCACGGTCGGTGACGTGGTCGAGGCCCTCGTCCTCCAGAAGGAGGACAAGGAAGGGCGCCTCATCCTGTCCAAGAAGCGTGCGCAGTACGAGCGCGCCTGGGGCACGATCGAGAAGATCAAGGAAGAGGACGGTGTCGTCACCGGCACGGTCATCGAGGTCGTCAAGGGCGGCCTGATCCTCGACATCGGTCTGCGCGGCTTCCTGCCGGCGTCGCTCGTCGAGATGCGTCGCGTCCGCGACCTCCAGCCGTACGTCGGCAAGGAGATCGAGGCCAAGATCATCGAGCTCGACAAGAACCGCAACAACGTCGTCCTGTCGCGCCGTGCGTGGCTCGAGCAGACGCAGTCCGAGGTGCGGTCGACCTTCCTGCAGACCCTGCAGAAGGGCCAGGTCCGGCCCGGTGTCGTGTCCTCGATCGTCAACTTCGGTGCCTTCGTGGACCTGGGCGGCGTGGACGGGCTCGTGCACGTGTCCGAGCTCTCCTGGAAGCACATCGACCACCCGAGCGAGGTCGTCGAGGTGGGCCAGGAGGTCACCGTCGAGGTCCTCGACGTCGACTTCGACCGCGAGCGTGTCTCGCTGTCGCTCAAGGCGACGCAGGAAGACCCGTGGCAGGCCTTCGCCCGGACGCACGCCATCGGGCAGGTCGTCCCCGGCAAGGTCACCAAGCTCGTCCCGTTCGGTGCGTTCGTGCGCGTCGAGGACGGCATCGAGGGCCTGGTGCACATCTCCGAGCTCGCCGTTCGCCACGTCGAGATCCCGGAGCAGGTCGTGCAGGTGGGCGACGACGTCTTCGTCAAGGTCATCGACATCGACCTCGAGCGCCGGCGGATCTCGCTGTCGCTGAAGCAGGCAAACGAGGGTGTCGACCTCACGAGCGAGGACTTCGACCCGGCGCTGTACGGCATGGCCGCCGAGTACGACGAGCAGGGCAACTACAAGTACCCCGAGGGCTTCGACCCGGCCACGAACGAGTGGCTCGAGGGCTTCGAGGCGCAGCGCGAGGTGTGGGAGGCGCAGTACGCGCAGGCCCACGAGCGCTGGGAGGCGCACCGCAAGCAGGTCGCCGAGGCCAGCAAGGCCGACGCGGACGCTGCCAACGGCGTCGAGACCGGCGCTGTGGCGTCGACCTACTCGTCGGCTCCGCCGGTCGAGGAGGCCACCGGGACGCTCGCCTCGGACGAGGCGCTCGCCGCACTGCGGGAGAAGCTCACCGGCAACTGA
- the uvrB gene encoding excinuclease ABC subunit UvrB, protein MRPVTDLQRTVAPFEVVSDYTPSGDQPTAIADLARRINAGEKDVVLLGATGTGKSATTAWLIEQVQRPTLVMAPNKTLAAQLATEFRELLPNNAVEYFVSYYDYYQPEAYIAQTDTYIEKDSSINDEVERLRHSATSSLLTRRDVVVVASVSCIYGLGTPQEYVDRMVRLSVGDQIERDDLLRQFVAMQYTRNDMAFTRGTFRVRGDTVEIIPVYEELAIRIEFFGDEIETIQTLHPLTGNVVQTVPDVYVFPATHYVAGPERMERAVSSIEAELADRLAEFERQGKLLEAQRLRMRTTYDIEMMRQIGSCSGIENYSRHIDGRAPGTAPNTLLDYFPEDFLLVIDESHVTVPQIGAMYEGDMSRKRNLVDHGFRLPSAMDNRPLRWEEFVERIGQTVYLSATPGNYELSMSDGVVEQIIRPTGLVDPEIVVKPTTGQIDDLLEEIRLRTARNERVLVTTLTKKMSEDLTDYLLERGVRVRYLHSEVDTLRRVELLRELRLGEYDVLVGINLLREGLDLPEVSLVSILDADKEGFLRSGTSLIQTIGRAARNVSGQVHMYADRITPAMAHAIDETTRRRAKQVAYNLENNIDPTPLRKRISDVTDMLAREDIDTQELLAGGYRKPARGKAPVPGGAPESGSRSRLAGAAAGELASLIQELSDQMHAAAGELQFELAARLRDEIAGLKKELRQMQAATA, encoded by the coding sequence ATGCGCCCTGTCACCGATCTGCAGCGGACCGTGGCCCCGTTCGAGGTCGTCTCGGACTACACGCCCTCGGGTGACCAGCCGACGGCGATCGCCGACCTCGCTCGTCGCATCAACGCGGGGGAGAAGGACGTCGTCCTGCTCGGGGCGACGGGCACCGGGAAGTCGGCGACCACAGCGTGGCTGATCGAGCAGGTCCAGCGTCCCACGCTCGTGATGGCACCCAACAAGACGCTCGCCGCTCAGCTGGCGACGGAGTTCCGCGAGCTCCTGCCGAACAACGCCGTCGAGTACTTCGTCTCGTACTACGACTACTACCAGCCTGAGGCGTACATCGCTCAGACGGACACCTACATCGAGAAGGACTCGTCGATCAACGACGAGGTCGAACGGCTACGCCACTCCGCGACCAGCTCGTTGCTGACCCGGCGCGACGTCGTGGTCGTGGCCTCGGTGTCCTGCATCTACGGCCTCGGCACGCCGCAGGAGTACGTCGACAGGATGGTGCGCCTGTCGGTCGGGGACCAGATCGAGCGTGACGACCTGCTCCGCCAGTTCGTCGCGATGCAGTACACCCGGAACGACATGGCCTTCACCCGGGGAACCTTTCGTGTGCGCGGCGACACGGTCGAGATCATCCCGGTCTATGAGGAGCTGGCGATCCGGATCGAGTTCTTCGGGGACGAGATCGAGACGATCCAGACGTTGCACCCGCTCACGGGAAACGTCGTGCAGACCGTCCCGGACGTCTACGTGTTCCCGGCCACCCACTACGTCGCCGGGCCCGAGCGGATGGAGCGCGCGGTCTCGTCGATCGAGGCCGAGCTCGCGGACCGGTTGGCCGAGTTCGAGCGGCAAGGGAAGCTGCTGGAGGCGCAGCGGCTCCGGATGCGGACGACGTACGACATCGAGATGATGCGCCAGATCGGCTCCTGCTCGGGGATCGAGAACTACTCGCGTCACATCGACGGACGCGCACCCGGCACCGCGCCGAACACGCTCCTCGACTACTTCCCGGAGGACTTCCTGCTCGTCATCGACGAGTCGCACGTCACGGTCCCGCAGATCGGGGCGATGTATGAGGGCGACATGTCGCGAAAGCGGAACCTCGTCGACCACGGCTTCCGTCTGCCCAGCGCGATGGACAACCGACCGCTCCGGTGGGAGGAGTTCGTCGAACGCATCGGCCAGACGGTGTACCTCTCGGCGACGCCCGGCAACTACGAGCTGAGCATGTCGGACGGGGTCGTCGAGCAGATCATCCGCCCCACGGGGCTGGTCGACCCAGAGATCGTCGTGAAGCCGACGACCGGACAGATCGACGACCTCCTCGAGGAGATCCGGCTGAGAACCGCGCGGAACGAGCGCGTGCTCGTCACCACGCTCACCAAGAAGATGTCCGAAGACCTGACGGACTACCTGCTGGAGCGCGGCGTGCGGGTCCGCTACCTCCACTCCGAGGTCGACACGCTGCGCCGCGTCGAGCTCCTTCGGGAGCTCCGGCTGGGGGAGTACGACGTCCTCGTCGGCATCAACCTCCTCCGCGAGGGGCTCGACCTCCCGGAGGTCTCGCTGGTGAGCATCCTCGACGCCGACAAGGAGGGCTTCCTGCGGTCGGGGACCTCGTTGATCCAGACCATCGGACGTGCCGCCCGCAACGTCTCCGGCCAGGTTCACATGTACGCCGACCGGATCACCCCGGCGATGGCGCACGCGATCGACGAGACCACGCGTCGCCGGGCGAAGCAGGTGGCGTACAACCTGGAGAACAACATCGACCCGACGCCTCTGCGCAAGCGGATCAGCGACGTGACGGACATGCTCGCACGGGAGGACATCGACACCCAGGAGCTGCTGGCGGGCGGGTACCGGAAGCCGGCTCGCGGCAAGGCCCCCGTGCCGGGTGGTGCTCCGGAGAGCGGATCCCGGTCGCGTCTGGCCGGTGCGGCGGCCGGCGAGCTGGCGTCCCTCATCCAGGAGCTGAGCGACCAGATGCACGCAGCTGCCGGTGAGCTCCAGTTCGAGCTGGCAGCGCGGCTCCGGGACGAGATCGCGGGACTCAAGAAGGAGCTTCGGCAGATGCAAGCCGCCACGGCGTGA
- a CDS encoding siderophore-interacting protein, whose translation MSLNDAPSPTTPRRAGRAKVPHVPAVRSCQVSRVTPLTPTIVRLTLAGEDLDGFVSLGPTDHLKLSIPATLVLDAAEAGGATTSLRPDDVVVRDYTPRAYRQAGGTGAPELDLDIALHGTDGPISAWASRAKVGDPVTVAGPRSSKLVPPDATSFLLGCDESGLPAVARWLELVDPAVPVTVLAAVADSTVQDYPLARRQSVVVHWLTQDAAPPAESSTRLETAVREHGPLPDGCFAWFGGEAGSLVGVRRYLRRELGLGADRVEVSGYWRLGAAGYDHHAPLDASDPE comes from the coding sequence ATGTCTCTGAACGACGCCCCGAGCCCGACGACACCTCGACGAGCCGGCCGGGCCAAGGTCCCGCACGTCCCCGCGGTGCGCTCCTGCCAGGTCAGCAGGGTGACACCGCTCACCCCGACGATCGTGCGCCTCACGCTCGCCGGCGAGGACCTCGACGGCTTCGTCAGCCTCGGCCCGACCGACCACCTCAAGCTGAGCATCCCCGCCACGCTCGTACTCGACGCCGCGGAGGCGGGCGGGGCAACCACCTCCCTGCGGCCGGACGACGTGGTCGTGCGCGACTACACGCCGAGGGCCTATCGGCAGGCAGGCGGCACGGGCGCGCCCGAGCTCGACCTCGACATCGCGCTCCACGGGACGGACGGACCCATCTCCGCATGGGCGAGCCGGGCCAAGGTGGGCGATCCGGTGACGGTTGCCGGACCGCGCAGCTCGAAGCTCGTGCCGCCCGACGCGACGTCGTTCCTCCTTGGCTGCGACGAGTCGGGTCTCCCTGCGGTGGCGCGCTGGTTGGAGCTCGTGGACCCGGCGGTGCCGGTGACGGTGCTCGCCGCGGTGGCCGACTCCACCGTGCAGGACTACCCCCTGGCTCGACGCCAGAGCGTCGTCGTCCACTGGCTGACCCAGGACGCAGCGCCGCCCGCGGAATCGTCGACACGGCTCGAGACCGCAGTGCGCGAGCACGGCCCGTTGCCGGACGGGTGCTTCGCGTGGTTCGGCGGCGAGGCAGGAAGCCTCGTGGGCGTCCGGCGCTACCTCAGACGTGAGCTCGGGCTCGGCGCCGACCGGGTGGAGGTCTCCGGGTACTGGCGTCTCGGGGCGGCAGGCTACGACCACCATGCGCCGCTGGACGCCTCCGACCCGGAGTGA